A genomic stretch from Prionailurus bengalensis isolate Pbe53 chromosome E2, Fcat_Pben_1.1_paternal_pri, whole genome shotgun sequence includes:
- the SPG7 gene encoding paraplegin isoform X2: MAAVLLLLRALRRGPTAGPGRLRGSCSGWSPGLTTEGGRRCQHFVYRPPIRLAGAGGQAKQNLQSWLLTPTCDRFRGLLLKQRLIQDPVRLWKLLGGTYYFNTSRMKQKTKDNGKSKARTPEDDEEERRRKEREDQMYRERLRTLFVIAVVMSLLNALSTSGGNISWNDFVHEMLAKGEVQRVQVVPESDVVEVYLHPGAVVFGRPRLALMYRMQVANIDRFEEKLRAAEDALNIEGKDRIPVSYKRTGFFGNALYALGMTAVGLAILWYVFRLAGMTGREGGLSAFNQLKMARFTIVDGKMGKGVSFKDVAGMHEAKLEVKEFVDYLKSPERFLQLGAKVPKGALLLGPPGCGKTLLAKAVATEARVPFLAMAGPEFVEVIGGMGTTDHVIVLASTNRADILDNALLRPGRLDRHVFIDLPTLQERREIFEQHLKSLKLTQASSFYSQRLAELTPGFSGADIANICNEAALHAAREGHTSVHTFNFEYAVERVIAGTAKKSKILSKEEQKVVAFHESGHALVGWLLEHTEAVMKVSIAPRTNAALGFAQMLPRDQHLFTREQLFERMCMALGGRVSESISFNKVTSGAQDDLRKVTRIAYSMVRQFGMAPSIGPVSFPEAQEGLTGVGRRPFSQGLQQMMDHEAKVLVAKAHRHTEKVLRDNQDKLQALANALLEKEVINYEDIEALIGPPPHGPKKMIAPQRWSEAEREKQDAGEEEAPQQPPLRGEETSWPK, translated from the exons aaCTTGCAGTCATGGCTGCTGACCCCTACCTGTGACAGGTTCCGGGGACTGTTGCTGAAACAGCGTCTCATCCAGGATCCAGTCAGACTCTGGAAACTCTTAG GTGGCACTTACTATTTTAACACGTCCAGGATGAAGCAGAAGACTAAGGACAATGGTAAATCCAAGGCGAGGACCCCTGAAGATGACGAAG AGGAGAGGAGACGCAAGGAGAGAGAGGACCAGATGTACCGCGAGCGGCTACGCACCCTGTTTGTCATCGCCGTGGTCATGAGCCTGCTGAACGCGCTCAGCACCAGCGGGGGCAACATTTCCTGGAACGACTTTGTCCACGAGATGCTGGCCAAGGGCGAGGTGCAGCGGGTGCAGGTGGTGCCCGAGAGCGACGTGGTGGAGGTCTACCTGCACCCCGGAGCCGTGGTGTTCGGGCGGCCT CGGCTGGCCTTGATGTACCGGATGCAGGTGGCAAACATCGACAGGTTTGAGGAGAAGCTCCGAGCCGCGGAAGACGCCCTGAACATTGAAGGCAAGGACAGGATCCCGGTCTCCTATAAGCGGACAGGATTCTTTGGAAA TGCCCTCTACGCCTTGGGGATGACCGCAGTGGGCCTGGCCATCCTGTGGTACGTGTTCCGTCTGGCTGGGATGACAGGACGGGAAGGAGGACTCAGTGCTTTT AATCAGCTTAAGATGGCTCGTTTCACGATTGTGGATGGCAAGATGGGGAAAGGAGTCAGCTTCAAAGATGTAGCAGGAATGCACGAAGCCAAACTGGAAGTCAAAGAGTTCGTGGATTATCTGAAG AGCCCAGAGCGCTTCCTTCAGCTCGGCGCCAAAGTCCCAAAAGGCGCGCTGTTGCTCGGGCCCCCTGGCTGTGGGAAGACCCTTCTGGCCAAGGCAGTGGCGACGGAGGCCCGGGTGCCCTTCTTGGCAATGGCTGGCCCGGAGTTCGTGGAGGTCATTGGAG GAATGGGCACCACGGACCATGTCATTGTCCTGGCATCCACCAACCGAGCTGACATCTTGGACAACGCTCTGCTGAGGCCAGGCCGACTGGATCGACACGTCTTCATCGACCTTCCCACGCTGCAG GAAAGGCGGGAGATTTTTGAGCAGCACCTGAAGAGCCTGAAGCTGACCCAGGCCAGCAGCTTCTACTCCCAGCGTCTGGCAGAGCTGACGCCGGGGTTCAGTG GTGCCGACATCGCCAATATCTGTAACGAGGCCGCGCTGCACGCTGCGCGAGAGGGCCACACGTCCGTCCACACGTTCAACTTCGAGTACGCCGTGGAGCGAGTCATTGCCG GGACCGCCAAAAAGAGCAAGATCCTCTCCAAGGAAGAACAGAAGGTGGTTGCGTTCCACGAGTCGGGCCACGCCTTGGTCGGCTGGCTGCTGGAGCACACGGAGGCCGTGATGAAG GTCTCCATCGCACCGCGGACGAACGCAGCCCTGGGCTTTGCTCAGATGCTTCCAAGAGACCAGCACCTCTTCACCAGGGAGCAGCTGTTCGAGCGGATGTGCATGGCCTTGGGTGGCCGCGTGTCGGAATCCATCTCCTTCAACAAGGTCACTTCTG GGGCTCAGGACGACCTGAGGAAGGTCACGCGCATCGCCTACTCCATGGTGAGGCAGTTTGGCATGGCCCCAAGCATCGGGCCCGTGTCCTTTCCCGAGGCGCAGGAGGGACTCACGGGAGTTGGACGGCGTCCCTTCAGCCAGGGCCTCCAGCAGATGATGGATCAC GAAGCCAAAGTGCTGGTGGCAAAGGCCCACAGGCACACGGAGAAGGTGCTGCGGGACAACCAGGACAAGCTGCAGGCG CTGGCAAATGCCCTGTTGGAGAAGGAAGTGATAAACTACGAGGATATCGAGGCCCTCATCGGTCCGCCCCCTCACGGGCCCAAGAAGATGATCGCGCCTCAGAGGTGGAGTGAGGCCGAGAGGGAGAAGCAAGACGCCGGGGAGGAGGAGGCGCCTCAGCAGCCCCCACTTCGCGGGGAGGAGACATCTTGGCCCAAATAG
- the SPG7 gene encoding paraplegin isoform X1, translating into MAAVLLLLRALRRGPTAGPGRLRGSCSGWSPGLTTEGGRRCQHFVYRPPIRLAGAGGQAKQNLQSWLLTPTCDRFRGLLLKQRLIQDPVRLWKLLGGTYYFNTSRMKQKTKDNGKSKARTPEDDEEERRRKEREDQMYRERLRTLFVIAVVMSLLNALSTSGGNISWNDFVHEMLAKGEVQRVQVVPESDVVEVYLHPGAVVFGRPRLALMYRMQVANIDRFEEKLRAAEDALNIEGKDRIPVSYKRTGFFGNALYALGMTAVGLAILWYVFRLAGMTGREGGLSAFNQLKMARFTIVDGKMGKGVSFKDVAGMHEAKLEVKEFVDYLKSPERFLQLGAKVPKGALLLGPPGCGKTLLAKAVATEARVPFLAMAGPEFVEVIGGLGAARVRSLFKEARARAPCIVYIDEIDAVGKKRSTTMSGFSNTEEEQTLNQLLVEMDGMGTTDHVIVLASTNRADILDNALLRPGRLDRHVFIDLPTLQERREIFEQHLKSLKLTQASSFYSQRLAELTPGFSGADIANICNEAALHAAREGHTSVHTFNFEYAVERVIAGTAKKSKILSKEEQKVVAFHESGHALVGWLLEHTEAVMKVSIAPRTNAALGFAQMLPRDQHLFTREQLFERMCMALGGRVSESISFNKVTSGAQDDLRKVTRIAYSMVRQFGMAPSIGPVSFPEAQEGLTGVGRRPFSQGLQQMMDHEAKVLVAKAHRHTEKVLRDNQDKLQALANALLEKEVINYEDIEALIGPPPHGPKKMIAPQRWSEAEREKQDAGEEEAPQQPPLRGEETSWPK; encoded by the exons aaCTTGCAGTCATGGCTGCTGACCCCTACCTGTGACAGGTTCCGGGGACTGTTGCTGAAACAGCGTCTCATCCAGGATCCAGTCAGACTCTGGAAACTCTTAG GTGGCACTTACTATTTTAACACGTCCAGGATGAAGCAGAAGACTAAGGACAATGGTAAATCCAAGGCGAGGACCCCTGAAGATGACGAAG AGGAGAGGAGACGCAAGGAGAGAGAGGACCAGATGTACCGCGAGCGGCTACGCACCCTGTTTGTCATCGCCGTGGTCATGAGCCTGCTGAACGCGCTCAGCACCAGCGGGGGCAACATTTCCTGGAACGACTTTGTCCACGAGATGCTGGCCAAGGGCGAGGTGCAGCGGGTGCAGGTGGTGCCCGAGAGCGACGTGGTGGAGGTCTACCTGCACCCCGGAGCCGTGGTGTTCGGGCGGCCT CGGCTGGCCTTGATGTACCGGATGCAGGTGGCAAACATCGACAGGTTTGAGGAGAAGCTCCGAGCCGCGGAAGACGCCCTGAACATTGAAGGCAAGGACAGGATCCCGGTCTCCTATAAGCGGACAGGATTCTTTGGAAA TGCCCTCTACGCCTTGGGGATGACCGCAGTGGGCCTGGCCATCCTGTGGTACGTGTTCCGTCTGGCTGGGATGACAGGACGGGAAGGAGGACTCAGTGCTTTT AATCAGCTTAAGATGGCTCGTTTCACGATTGTGGATGGCAAGATGGGGAAAGGAGTCAGCTTCAAAGATGTAGCAGGAATGCACGAAGCCAAACTGGAAGTCAAAGAGTTCGTGGATTATCTGAAG AGCCCAGAGCGCTTCCTTCAGCTCGGCGCCAAAGTCCCAAAAGGCGCGCTGTTGCTCGGGCCCCCTGGCTGTGGGAAGACCCTTCTGGCCAAGGCAGTGGCGACGGAGGCCCGGGTGCCCTTCTTGGCAATGGCTGGCCCGGAGTTCGTGGAGGTCATTGGAG GCCTCGGCGCTGCCCGTGTGCGGAGCCTCTTCAAGGAAGCCCGGGCCCGGGCGCCCTGCATCGTATACATTGACGAGATCGACGCCGTGGGCAAGAAGCGCTCCACCACCATGTCTGGCTTCTCCAACACGGAGGAGGagcagacactcaaccagctcctggtggagatggatg GAATGGGCACCACGGACCATGTCATTGTCCTGGCATCCACCAACCGAGCTGACATCTTGGACAACGCTCTGCTGAGGCCAGGCCGACTGGATCGACACGTCTTCATCGACCTTCCCACGCTGCAG GAAAGGCGGGAGATTTTTGAGCAGCACCTGAAGAGCCTGAAGCTGACCCAGGCCAGCAGCTTCTACTCCCAGCGTCTGGCAGAGCTGACGCCGGGGTTCAGTG GTGCCGACATCGCCAATATCTGTAACGAGGCCGCGCTGCACGCTGCGCGAGAGGGCCACACGTCCGTCCACACGTTCAACTTCGAGTACGCCGTGGAGCGAGTCATTGCCG GGACCGCCAAAAAGAGCAAGATCCTCTCCAAGGAAGAACAGAAGGTGGTTGCGTTCCACGAGTCGGGCCACGCCTTGGTCGGCTGGCTGCTGGAGCACACGGAGGCCGTGATGAAG GTCTCCATCGCACCGCGGACGAACGCAGCCCTGGGCTTTGCTCAGATGCTTCCAAGAGACCAGCACCTCTTCACCAGGGAGCAGCTGTTCGAGCGGATGTGCATGGCCTTGGGTGGCCGCGTGTCGGAATCCATCTCCTTCAACAAGGTCACTTCTG GGGCTCAGGACGACCTGAGGAAGGTCACGCGCATCGCCTACTCCATGGTGAGGCAGTTTGGCATGGCCCCAAGCATCGGGCCCGTGTCCTTTCCCGAGGCGCAGGAGGGACTCACGGGAGTTGGACGGCGTCCCTTCAGCCAGGGCCTCCAGCAGATGATGGATCAC GAAGCCAAAGTGCTGGTGGCAAAGGCCCACAGGCACACGGAGAAGGTGCTGCGGGACAACCAGGACAAGCTGCAGGCG CTGGCAAATGCCCTGTTGGAGAAGGAAGTGATAAACTACGAGGATATCGAGGCCCTCATCGGTCCGCCCCCTCACGGGCCCAAGAAGATGATCGCGCCTCAGAGGTGGAGTGAGGCCGAGAGGGAGAAGCAAGACGCCGGGGAGGAGGAGGCGCCTCAGCAGCCCCCACTTCGCGGGGAGGAGACATCTTGGCCCAAATAG